One stretch of Chiroxiphia lanceolata isolate bChiLan1 chromosome 1, bChiLan1.pri, whole genome shotgun sequence DNA includes these proteins:
- the HOXA4 gene encoding homeobox protein Hox-A4, whose amino-acid sequence MTMSSFLINSNYIEPKFPPCEEYTQHSGSAGSSASYHPHHSHPHAPPPPPPPPHLHAAHPGPALPEYFPRPRREPGYQAPAAPPGPPGPPPEALYPAQAPSYPQAPYSYSSAGSAAPGPEQPPPGASPPPPAKGHPGPPQPLLPGHALQRRCEAAPAAGSGTGPGCPLLPDKSLPGLKGKEPVVYPWMKKIHVSTVNPNYNGGEPKRSRTAYTRQQVLELEKEFHFNRYLTRRRRIEIAHTLCLSERQVKIWFQNRRMKWKKDHKLPNTKMRSSNQSTLSQQSKAQTQGHPHPLDGATPNAAAL is encoded by the exons ATGACCATGAGTTCGTTTTTGATAAACTCCAACTACATCGAGCCCAAATTCCCTCCCTGCGAGGAATACACGCAGCACAGCGGCAGCGCCGGCAGCTCCGCCAGCTACCACCCGCACCACTCGCACCCGCacgccccgccgccgccgccgccgccgccgcaccTGCACGCCGCGCACCCGGGCCCGGCGCTACCCGAGTACTTCCCGCGGCCGCGCCGGGAACCGGGCTACCAGGCTCCCGCagcgccgccggggccgccggggccgccTCCCGAGGCTCTCTACCCCGCGCAAGCACCCTCCTACCCCCAGGCTCCCTACAGCTACAGCAGCGCCGGCAGCGCCGCCCCGGGCCCCGAGCAGCCGCCCCCGGGCGcttcgccgccgccgcccgccaaGGGCCACCCCGGTCcgccccagcccctgctcccaggccATGCCCTGCAGCGCCGCTGCGAAGCAGCCCCCGCCGCCGGGAGCGGCACCGGGCCCGGCTGTCCGCTACTGCCCGACAAGAGCCTGCCCGGGCTGAAGGGGAAGGAGCCGGTGGTCTACCCCTGGATGAAGAAGATCCATGTGAGCACGG TCAACCCCAATTACAACGGAGGGGAGCCCAAGAGGTCTCGCACTGCCTACACCAGACAGCAggtcctggagctggagaaggagttCCACTTCAACCGCTACCTGACCAGAAGGCGACGCATCGAGATCGCGCACACCCTCTGCCTCTCGGAGCGCCAGGTCAAGATCTGGTTCCAGAACAGGCGCATGAAGTGGAAGAAAGACCATAAACTGCCTAACACAAAGATGCGCTCCTCAAACCAGTCCACACTGAGCCAGCAGTCCAAAGCACAGACACAGGGCCACCCCCATCCGCTCGATGGGGCTACACCCAACGCAGCCGCGCTATAA